CCGACTCGCGAGCGAGATGGTGGTGGACCATATCGTGCCCAAAGAACACCTTCGCGACGAACTCAAGGCCCGCCTCAACGTTTACGAGACCAAAGAGAAAGACTGGCCGCTCAAGAAGCGCGCCGTCACCCCAGTTTAAACCTCAGAACGGGTACTTCTCTTTCTCGACCACAGCGTCAGCCACCACACGTCGCATGCCGATTTGGTCCACGCGGGAGCGCGGCGCAAGGCGAGCGATATTGTCCAGATGGGCGTGTAGCTTCTCGCCATGAGTCAGGTGGGCCATGAGATTCTCAGCCAGTCCGACCGTCTTCTGATACGCCTGGGAGACGGCGAGCCGGCACGCAGCGCGGTGTGGCGCACTTGCGCCCGCACCTTTTAGGCGAACCACCTCTTGTGTGCGTGCCACGGTAGAATCCGCCAGGTAGACCTGAATAATCATATCGGCCAGATCCATCAAGATCTCCTGCTGCTCACGCAGGTCCGCCATATGCTTTTGAATAGCCTGGTTCGCGGCGTAGACCGCTACACGCTTGGCTTGTTCGGTCTGAAAGATCTCGAGCGCGAGCCCGGGGTCGTCCTCTTGCCCAGGCGCGGTGGCGTGTTTGGAGCTCCCAAGCTCCGCCTCCACCTTCTGAATCATCTCGAAGAGATTCAACTCGCCTTTCATCGTGCGCTTTAGGATGGTGCCCGGGATCAACATCCGGTTGATCTCGTTCGTACCCTCGAAAATACGGTTGATGCGTGCGTCGCGATAGAGCCGTTCGACCTCGTACTCTTGCGAATACCCGTAGCCACCGTGGATTTGAACGGCTTCATCCACCACAAAATCCAAAACTTCGGAGCCCACGATTTTCATGATCGAATCCTCGACCGCGTACTCTTCAATGGCGTCCATCATCTTTTGGATATAGTCCGGGGCCTTGGTGTCGAGCGCGCCGAGGCTCTCGTCCATATAGCCAGCCACGCGGTAGGCCATGGATTCGAGCGCGTAAATCTGGGTCGCCATATCGCCAAGCTTGGCACGTATCGCGCCGAACTCACTCAACGACTGGCCAAATTGCTGGCGCTCTTCGGCGTACTTTGCGGCGAGCCCCACGGCGCGTTTTGCAGCGCCGGCAACGCCTACACCGAGCTTGAAACGCCCGATATTCAGAATATTAAACGCAATCTTATGCCCTTTTCCGATTTCACCGAGCAAATTTTCTTTCGGGACACGCACGTCTTCTAGAATTAGCTGGCGCGTGGACGAGCCTTTGATGCCCATCTTCTTTTCTTCGGCCCCAACGTCTACGCCCGCGCGGTCCCGCTCCACCAAAAATGCCGTGAATTTGGTGCCGTCCACCTGACAAAACACGGTGAAAAGGTCCGCAAAACCCGCGTTGGTGATCCACATTTTGGTGCCATTGAGCACGTAATGCTCACCGTCTTCGTCTAGAACGGCCTTGGTTTTGGCGGCCATGGCGTCCGAGCCGCTCCCCGGCTCAGTCAGAGCATAAGCGGCAATGAGTTCACCGGTGGCCAGTTTTGGCAGCCATTTGGTCTTCTGTTCGTGATTTCCAAAGAGTAGGAGCGGCAGGGTCCCGATTCCAGTGTGCGCGCCGAAAGTCACGGAGAACGCCGCGTATTGTGAGATGTACTCGGTGACGATGAAGCTCGTGGACTTATCTACACCTAGGCCGCCGTATTCCTCGGGGATATCCATCATCAGGAATCCGGCTTCCGCTGATTTCTTGAGGAGTTCGACCATCTTGTCGAAGTCGCCGTGCTCCATGGCTTCCACATGAGGGAGAACCTCGCGCTCCATGAAGTCCCGCGCGGTCTGCGCGAACATATGTTGTTCCTCTGAGAATTTTTCCGGGCAAAAAATCTCCTCATTTCCAACGTCTTGGATGAGGAACGAACAACCTTTGGGCGCTGCCTGACTCATGATCTACTCCATAAATGAATGACCGCTCATTCACGTTTTGAATACTAACCGCCGGCTTGCCTCAAGTCAACGGATCAAGGTGGTCGGACCTTGACAATCGCCTGATTTCTTGGGATGAAACTAGGGCCGGGCTCTCCGGGGAGGAGAGCGTGGACTCGGTATGCGGTTACGGCCCGCCGCGCCAAATTCCAACTCACGATACGAACGTTTGTTCGTGACGAGCCGTGAGAGAAGAACTTGGTGTCAAAGGAGAGCTATGAGCACCGCTGAAGAAACTATTGTACCCGAGAAATTTCACGCCGCGCCGCCCGAGCAGCGCAAAACCAAACCACCCGTGGATCCCGCGTCTTTAACGCACCGCAACCTGCTTGACGGGGAGTTCTGGCGCCCGATGTTTGACGTCGACCGCGAGACCTTCCTCGATTTCAAATGGCAGATGAAGAACTCTCTTTATCAAGAGAAGAAGCTCATCGAGATGCTTGAAGGCACCGCGCCTCAGGAGTTCATCGAGGACGCAAAACGCGGCTTCCACCTGGCCCCAATGGCCGTGCGCGTCACCCCGTACTTGCTGAGTCTGATCGACTGGCAGGACCCTTGGAATGACCCGATTCGCACACAATTTATCCCGCTAGCTTCGCGTCTCTACGAAGACCACCCGATGCTGACGCTCGACTCCTTGCACGAGCAAGAAGACGCGCCGGTACCCGGTCTGACGCATCGATACTTTGATAAGGCTTTGTTCCTGCCGCTCAACACCTGCCCGGTTTACTGTCGCTTCTGTACCCGCAGCTACGCCATCGGCGTGGACACAGACACGGTTGAAAAGGTGGACCTCAAGGTGGACCCTAAGCGTTGGGAGCAGGCGTTTGCGTATATCGAGTCGCGCCCTGAGCTTGAGGATATCGTCATCTCCGGCGGAGACGCGTTCAACCTGCCCGCGAAGTACATCCAGATGATCGGCGAGCGACTGCTCAACATGCCGAATATCCGGAGAATTCGTTTTGCGACGAAGGGGCCGGCAGTCATGCCGATGAAAGTTCTCTCGGACACTGATTGGGTGGACGCACTGACCGCCGTAAACGACCTTGGCCGAAAGCTCCACAAGCACGTCTGCTTGCACACGCACTTCAACACGCCGAACGAGATCACCGAGATCACGCGCGAAGCGATGAACGTGCTCTTCGAGCGCGGCATCACGCTCAGAAACCAGTCTGTGCTTCAGGCGGGCGTCAATGACACCACCGAGGTCATGCAGGAGCTCGTCAGAAGGCTTAGCGAGATCAACGTGCACCCTTATTACGTCTACCAGCACGATATGGTGCGAGGCGTAGAGGACTTGCGCACATCGCTCAAGACCAATATCGACATCGAGAAGTTCATCCGCGGAAGCGTCGCGGGCTTCAACTCGCCGGTATTCGTGGTGGACGCGCCGGGCGGCGGCGGAAAGCGCGTGGCTCACTCGTTTGAGCACTACAACACCGAGACCGGCGTGAGCGTCTTCACGGCGCCGAGCGTCAAGCCGGGCCAGAAGTTCCTCTACTTCGACCCGTTGCACAGCCTCACCGAGGACATGCGAGAGCGTTGGAGAGACCCCGTGGAACGCCGCATCATGGTAGACGAAGCGCTCAACGCGTGCCGCTAACGTGAGGGTCGTCCACGTCACAACGGTTCCGACTTCGCTGATTTTTATCGCGGGGCAGATCGACTGGATGCGCGAGCGTGGCGTGGACGTTCACGTGATTTCATCGCCTGGGGCGGAGCTCGATGCGTTTGGTGCGGCACATAGCGTGCCGGTCTACGGCGTAGAAATGCCGCGTGCCATCACACCTCTGGAGGACCTCAAAGCCGTGCGTGCGCTCGCCCGCGTCATCCGCGGCATCCGGCCAGATATCGTGCACGCACACACACCCAAAGGTGGGCTCCTGGGCATGATGGCCGCCACGGCCGCGTGTGTACCCTACAAGATTTATCATATGCGGGGCCTGCTTACGCTCACAGCCAAGGGCGCGCGGCGCCGGCTACTGGCCGCGGCCGAATCCACGAGTACTGAGCTCGCAGACCTGGTCATCTGTCAGAGCCATTCCCTCAGGGCTGAAGCCCTAAAGCAGGGCCTCATTACTACTGAGCGCTCCACTGTGCTCGTCCAGGGCTCAAACGGGGTCAACACTCAGAGATTCGCACCAAACGCGAATCTGGGCCAAATGGCGAGGTCTGAGCTAGGCATTCCACAAGATGCGCGTGTGGTGGGTTTTGTAGGGAGGCTTGTGGGGGACAAGGGTGTGCGGGAGTTGGCTACGGCCTGGCGAGAGATTGGCGAAGATCCTAGGAACCATCTGCTGATTGTGGGCGATTACGAGCCTCGAGATCCGGTGCCTGAGTCGACCCGTGAATTCTTAAGCCATGCGCCGAATGTTCATATCGTGGGGTGGCAAACGGACACACCTAGATTCTACGCGGCGATGGACCTACTGGTGCTCCCCACGTACCGAGAGGGTTTTCCGAACGTGCCTCTGGAGGCCGCAGCGATGGGCCTTCCGGTGGTCGCGACCGAGGTTGTAGGTTGTGTGGACGCAGTGGCAGACGGGGTGACAGGCACGTTGGTTCCGGCACGCAATGTGCCGCGGCTACGCGAAGCCATCGAGCGTTATCTAGAAAGCCCTGAGCTCGCAAGAAGACACGGCGAGTCAGGGCGCAGGCGCATGGTCACCGAGTTCGACCCCGAAGTGATTTATGAGGCCCTCTACCACGTGTACTGCCATGCGTCTGGTCATTGAAGCCCCTGGAATTGGGTCGCGCGGCGGCCGCGCGGTGCTCGACGCGTATATCGCCAAAATGTGGGATGCCGGAGCTGAGCAAATCACCGTCTATACGCTGGTAGACGACCCGCTAATCCCTGGGGTTGCGCAGGTTCGGTGCATCGCGAACACGTATGCGGCTCGCACCGCCTGGGCCACTTTTGGTTGGTCCGAAACGTGCCAACGCTACAGCCAGTCCATCTCCTTTACAGGGTTTGCACGCCCGCCTCGGGACGCGGATCCTGAGCGCCATCAAATCCTGATCCATAACGCGCTCTATTACGAGCCGGCGCGCCGCCTCTTCTCCAAGCCCGCACAAATACGGCTTCAACTTCTGAAAGAGCTCACGCATCTGAGCGCCCAGAGCGCGGGTACGGTCTGGGTGCAAACCCCTCATATGGTGGATCACGTGAAGGCTCATCATGGAGTGACGGCCAGGCTCTTGAAGGTGATTCCCAAGTTGCCGCCGCCGGTTGACGGCCCCGTCCTAGCACCTGCGGCCCACCGCGTGCTCTGGGTTGGAAACGATGCGCCGCATAAACGGTTTGACCGCCTTGTGGAGTGGGCTGAGGCGCATCCTGAGTCGGCGTGTTCGGCGGTAGGGCTTGAGGGGGCGCACCCAAAAATCCAGTTCTACCCAGACTTGAGTCGGGCGGAGATTCACCGCGCTATGATTGAGGCAGACCTTCTGCTCATGACTTCGGAGGCGGAGAGCCTTGGGCTGCCGCTCTACGAGGCTATGGAGGTAGGGCTTTCGGTGATTGCGCCCGACCTTCCTTATGTCCACGCAGCAGGCGTACTTCCGAAGAATTCCGCGACCAAACCAGCCACCTCTTGCGGGGCGTCCTCTTGAAGAAAGTGACCGAGCTTCGAAAGCCGACCCGAGGATAAAGAGGCTCTACTTAGACACGCCGACATGGTGGTGCGTGGCGCACGCGAAGGCCTTCCGGAAATCGAAGACAGGCAGCAAGTTGAAGCCCGACGCCTCTTACTTTAGAATGCGTATCTGGCACGTTACGTACCGAGTTTTCGAATTTTAACTCAACGCAATTGACGACCTTGGCCGAGGCGAGAGAGTGTGTACGAGGGCATAGCGAGGTATGAATTGTGGAATACATAGAGTTGCGAGCACCTGGCGAAGATCGAACTCCGGCACCTTGGTACTGCGAGCCAGACTTTGTGGGCGCATGGTGCTGGCCGACGTATAGGAGCAATTTGCGGGACCAAGGTTACTCCGAGACGCAGATCGCGTTGATTGATTCTCAGACCACAAAGCTCATCCAGAGCTTTGAGCCGCCTACAAGGCCGAGTTTCTTCCTAGAGTTGGTCCCCGACTGGTGTTTAGGAATTAGAATGGCCTGTATGGCGGGCGTTATCGCCAAAGCGATTGACGTGGGATACTCGACGATTCTTGTGGTTGACGAGGACGGCGAGCTTGACCACGAACTGGAGAAAAATGAGTTCTCCAGCGTACGTCTTCTTAAGCGTAAAGACGTTCCAGAGCATCGGTTTGGTTCCAATGCAGGCTTGATATTGAATGTTTCAACTGGCTCGGTCATTCTTGGACGAAACCCACAGATCTAAAAAGCCCACCGTAGCCTCATCGGAATCTGTGCTAGAACAACGGCTGGATTCGAGGTGGGCTTACATGAGTAAATCAAAGAGATACGTGAAGTTGGGTATGGGTACCGCGGCCATTGTCGGCGTGGTCTTCGTGTGCGCCTCAATGTGGATTCACTCAGATGCGGGCCATGCATACATTTCCAAGAGAATTCAGAGCTACGCGACCGAAGGCATGGCCGGGTCTTTGGAGATTGGCTCGCTCTATGAAATCGACTTCTTTCAAGGCTTGACCGGAGTGCGGGTGTTAGCAGGTGACGTGAGGTTTCGGGCACCTGATGGGCGCGAGACGATTCATGTGGGTGATGCTGATGCCACGCTGGATTTGGCGGCGTTTTTAGGGGGGACAATCGCG
This Microvenator marinus DNA region includes the following protein-coding sequences:
- a CDS encoding KamA family radical SAM protein, with product MSTAEETIVPEKFHAAPPEQRKTKPPVDPASLTHRNLLDGEFWRPMFDVDRETFLDFKWQMKNSLYQEKKLIEMLEGTAPQEFIEDAKRGFHLAPMAVRVTPYLLSLIDWQDPWNDPIRTQFIPLASRLYEDHPMLTLDSLHEQEDAPVPGLTHRYFDKALFLPLNTCPVYCRFCTRSYAIGVDTDTVEKVDLKVDPKRWEQAFAYIESRPELEDIVISGGDAFNLPAKYIQMIGERLLNMPNIRRIRFATKGPAVMPMKVLSDTDWVDALTAVNDLGRKLHKHVCLHTHFNTPNEITEITREAMNVLFERGITLRNQSVLQAGVNDTTEVMQELVRRLSEINVHPYYVYQHDMVRGVEDLRTSLKTNIDIEKFIRGSVAGFNSPVFVVDAPGGGGKRVAHSFEHYNTETGVSVFTAPSVKPGQKFLYFDPLHSLTEDMRERWRDPVERRIMVDEALNACR
- a CDS encoding acyl-CoA dehydrogenase family protein, producing MSQAAPKGCSFLIQDVGNEEIFCPEKFSEEQHMFAQTARDFMEREVLPHVEAMEHGDFDKMVELLKKSAEAGFLMMDIPEEYGGLGVDKSTSFIVTEYISQYAAFSVTFGAHTGIGTLPLLLFGNHEQKTKWLPKLATGELIAAYALTEPGSGSDAMAAKTKAVLDEDGEHYVLNGTKMWITNAGFADLFTVFCQVDGTKFTAFLVERDRAGVDVGAEEKKMGIKGSSTRQLILEDVRVPKENLLGEIGKGHKIAFNILNIGRFKLGVGVAGAAKRAVGLAAKYAEERQQFGQSLSEFGAIRAKLGDMATQIYALESMAYRVAGYMDESLGALDTKAPDYIQKMMDAIEEYAVEDSIMKIVGSEVLDFVVDEAVQIHGGYGYSQEYEVERLYRDARINRIFEGTNEINRMLIPGTILKRTMKGELNLFEMIQKVEAELGSSKHATAPGQEDDPGLALEIFQTEQAKRVAVYAANQAIQKHMADLREQQEILMDLADMIIQVYLADSTVARTQEVVRLKGAGASAPHRAACRLAVSQAYQKTVGLAENLMAHLTHGEKLHAHLDNIARLAPRSRVDQIGMRRVVADAVVEKEKYPF
- a CDS encoding glycosyltransferase, yielding MRLVIEAPGIGSRGGRAVLDAYIAKMWDAGAEQITVYTLVDDPLIPGVAQVRCIANTYAARTAWATFGWSETCQRYSQSISFTGFARPPRDADPERHQILIHNALYYEPARRLFSKPAQIRLQLLKELTHLSAQSAGTVWVQTPHMVDHVKAHHGVTARLLKVIPKLPPPVDGPVLAPAAHRVLWVGNDAPHKRFDRLVEWAEAHPESACSAVGLEGAHPKIQFYPDLSRAEIHRAMIEADLLLMTSEAESLGLPLYEAMEVGLSVIAPDLPYVHAAGVLPKNSATKPATSCGASS
- a CDS encoding glycosyltransferase family 4 protein — translated: MRVVHVTTVPTSLIFIAGQIDWMRERGVDVHVISSPGAELDAFGAAHSVPVYGVEMPRAITPLEDLKAVRALARVIRGIRPDIVHAHTPKGGLLGMMAATAACVPYKIYHMRGLLTLTAKGARRRLLAAAESTSTELADLVICQSHSLRAEALKQGLITTERSTVLVQGSNGVNTQRFAPNANLGQMARSELGIPQDARVVGFVGRLVGDKGVRELATAWREIGEDPRNHLLIVGDYEPRDPVPESTREFLSHAPNVHIVGWQTDTPRFYAAMDLLVLPTYREGFPNVPLEAAAMGLPVVATEVVGCVDAVADGVTGTLVPARNVPRLREAIERYLESPELARRHGESGRRRMVTEFDPEVIYEALYHVYCHASGH